GGGACGCTGCGGCTCACGATCTCCAACCACGCTCGGCTGCCCGAGGTCGTCGTTGGCGGAAAGTCGTATCCGCTGCGCGGTGGGACCGGTGTGAATTCGGCGGGACTGATCTTCTTCAACGACGAAGGGAATGAGGACGGCGGGTTGGTGTGGGCGGGAAGCAAGAATGCAGGGGGCTATCAGGCGTCAGCGGCTCTCACGTTCGACCAGTTTGATCAGGACGAAACGATCTCGCTGGAGTACGGCGACGAGAACCGGCGTCGTCAGGCAGGGTTGGCCGTGTTGGATCGTCCCGATGAGCCGATTCAGATCTTCGCCGAAAGCGCCATGGCGATACGGGCGATGCCGGATGGTCCGGCGAAGCAGGAGCGCGCGCGTCGTCTGCAGGAGTCCGCGATCGCCCGCGGCGCCGTGCCCGCGCAACGCCTCTTCGCCGGCAAGCGCCCCGACAAATCGTCGATGGTCATACTCTCGGATCGCAAAGGGCAACCGCGCCTTCGGCTGTCGGTCGATTCGTTAGGTACGGCCCGGATCGAGTTTCTCGACGACAGCGGACATGTTACACGCAGCCTCACCGGGAGCGACGCGCGCTGAGGTCGCCCCTGCACTCACCCACGTGGAGGATTCATGGACACGAAGCTCCAGCAGGACGTTCGATGGTTGAAGCTCTACGCGCTGTGCTCGACCGCGGCGTTCCTCGTCATCGCGCTCGCCGCGTTCCGGCGGCCGCCGACCAGCCAGAAGACCAAGTTCGAGGAGATCGACGTCGAGCGCATCAACGTCGTCGAGAAGGACGGCAAGCTGCGATTAGTGATCTCGAATCGCGACCGCTCGCCGGGCCCAATCGCGTACGGCAAACCGTTCGGCTATCCCGGCGGATCGCGGCCGGGAATGATCTTCTTCAACGATGAAGGATCCGAGAACGGCGGACTGACCTTCACCGGGAAGCAGGGCGCCGACGGCAAGTACGCCTCGACGGTACACATGTCCTTCGATCAATACAACGAAGATCAGGTGATCGTACTGCAGTACGCGGATGAGAATGGCGTGCAGCGGAAGGGACTGCAGATCCTCGATCGCGCCAACGTGCCGATTCTCGATCTCGTGAAGCAGCAGGAGGCGCTGCAGAAGATGCCCGCGGGTCCGGCGAAAGACTCGGCGACGAAGAAGTTCATGGAACCGCGCCCGGGCGAACCACTCGCCGCGCAGCGGCTTTTCGTCGGGCGCGATCCGAGTAAATCGGCCCTCGTGGTGCTGTCCGACAAGATGGGACATCCGCGGCTACGAATGTCCGTTGATTCGTTAGGTAAGGCGAGCTTGGATTTTCTCGATGCGAGTGGGAAGGTTACGCGCAGCATCGGGGAACAGCCGTAGTCATCGCGACCGCACCTAGAGTTCTCGGACCGTCGCTGGCATCTGGTAGCGGCAGCCATGCCGCCGCCAGCGACGGTCTCGGATATGACAGACAGAAGGAAATCAATAATTCCAATCCGTCGCCTCGCCCGGCGGTGTGTTCGCCTTGACGAAGGCGCCCGCGGTCCGCGCAAAACCCGCCCACGTCCAGGTGTGCCACGAATGGCCCTTCATCGGCCGGCCGAACGTGAACTCGGCCTCGTAATGCGGGTTCGTCGATGACTTGAGCATCTCCTGGAAATCGTAGACCGCGAGGTTGAGATAGAAGTCATCCATGTCACCGGCAAAGAAGTGCAGCTTGCCGACGAGCTTGGGGCCGAGCGTCGACCAGTTGCGCTGCGCGTAATCGCGGAGATCGAAACCGTGGTCACGCATGTACGCGGCCACGTCGTGGTCGATCTTGCCAGTGAGCTTGTCCCACAGCGGCTTTGGATAGCCATCGGCGCCGACGGGGCCATAGACCGCTTCCCACGCCTCGAGCTGGTACGAGGAGCGACCATGGCTGCCGAGTACCGCCTCGAACCTGCTGAGTTGGCGCATCGTCCACAGAACCTGCCCTTGCGTCGTGCGGCGGAAGGGCCGCTCGGCGGACATGAACTGTCCGAAAGGAATGGAGAACGCGTTCGAGTCGGCGTAGATGTTGGTCTGCTGATAGTGGCGGAAGTCGATCGGATCGGGCTGGAGCACGTAGGCGCCGCCGAAGAAGTCGGGATGCTGGAGCATCATCGCCAGCGTCTGCCAACCGCTCGTCGATGCGCCCTCGAGAACGCGACCGTACGGCTTTCGAATGATGCGAAACTGCTGCTCGATGGCCGGCATGACCTCGTCGACGATTGCGTCGCCATACGGGCCGTTGTTCGCCGAGTTTACAGAGTATGAATCCGGGAAGTATGGCGTCTGCTGCTCGAGGCTGATGGCGATGAGCCGCGGCATCGAGTCGGTAATCCATTGCTGGTAGAAGTCGTAACCACTCTCGGTGCCAGTGACTGGATTGATGGTCCCGCTGTTGCGCCCGGGCGTCGTCGAGAACTGGAACGGCGTGCCGTGGCCGAGCGTGTAGACACTCGGGTAGTACGTGTTCGGATGCTCGGCGTAGCCTTTCGGAAGGAGCACGGTGGCGTACACGTAGATTGGGCGTCCCCAGAACTGCGTCAGCTTCTGGCTCTGGATGCGTATGTGCTTCACCCACTCGGTGTCTTCCTCGCGCGGCTGCGCTTGCATGACGTGGGTCAAAGAGAGCTTGACGGTGCCGCCGTTGCCGACGTGCACGCGTTGCACGTCGCTGTAGAGATTCCCCGCCGCGATCTGGAAGGTCTCGATGTGCCCGTCATTGATCTGGACCCAGATCGTGTGACCGTCGGCGCGATGCACCTGGGTATAGACGTCGATCACCGCCTGCGCGTAGTAGTCGCCCTCGGGAAGGTCGGCGAGCGACGTCGGATAGCCAACGGCAGCATTGTCGACGATGGCGGTCTGCGCGGGCCGCAACTGATCGAGATCGATGCCGAAGACCGCCGGCCCTTGTGGCGAGGCGAGCAGTCGGGGCTCGGGCTGTGCGTTCTTCGAGAGAATAAGGATCAGCCGTCCCGTCAACGGAGCCGCGTGCGCGGCGGCGGCGAAGCTCACCTCGAATCGCGGCGGCGCCGCGGTGAGCGGCGCGACCGCCGTGAACGTGAAAACGAAAGCGAGCGGTGCGAGGAGGGAGAGGCGATGTTGCATGCGAGTCTCGCGTCAGAGGAACATCGAATAGGCAAGCACGGTTTGCCCTGCCCAATTGTCCGTACTAAATAATAGGCTACCCTCGCTACGACTAGTACAGACTCCTTTCGGACGTTCACGCATGCGCGTTCTCCGCCCTCTGACGCTCCACGCGATTGTGTGCCTCGCGCTTCTCCTGCCGTGGCAGCGCGCCGTCGGCCAGCAGTATCCGCTACTGGATTCGACCTTTACGAATCTGATCACGGCGGAAATCTCCGGCGACGCGGCGTTCGATCACATTCGTGCTCTCTCGCCGTACCATCGGCCGCAGGGCTCCGATACGCTTTATCTCGCCGCGCAATACGTCGAGCGGATGGCGCGCGCGTTCGGCCTCGATAGCGTCGCGCTCATCATCCAGCCATCCAAACGCCTAACGTGGAATCCCGGCACATCGGATCTCTGGCTCGTAGCGCCGGACGGCGCACCGCTCGAGCGGATCGCGAGCTCGATTCAGACGCGACTCCATCTCGCCGATCGGAGTCGTCCGGCCGACGTGACCGCGCCCCTCACCGACGTCGGCGCCGGCACGCCGGCGGAGCTCGACAGCGCGCACGTGGCGGGCAAGATCATCGTCGCCCGCGGCAGTCCCGGCGATCTCGCTCGACTCATGGTCGACGGTGTACAGCGTCGCGGTGCGGCGGGCGTGATCTGGTATCCCGATCCGTACACGCCGTCGAAAGGCTTCTTCAGCTTCTCCGATCAGCCGACGATGATCCCGTGGCTGACGATCCCGACGCAGCCCGTCGACGGTAAGCTGCCGACGTTTGCGTTCATTCTCTCGTTGCGCGAGGGGATCGCACTCCATAATCGCATCGCCGCCTCACGAGTGCCGCTTCACGCGCATGCCGTGGTTCGTTCCGAGCTGGGCTCGACCGCCCATCCGGAGCCGTGGATGCCGATGGTGCAGGCCGTCATTCGCGGGACCGATCCCGGAATCGGACAGGATGTCGTGCTCACCGCGCATCTCCAGGAAGGCCAGCAATCCGTGAACGACGATGCGAGCGGCTGCGCGAGCCTGCTCGAGATCGGACGTGCGCTGACGCGGCTCATCGCTGGCGGTCATCTGCCACGTCCCCGGCGGACGATTCGATTCTGGTGGACGACCGAGAACAACAGCGAGCCGCGCTACTTCGCGGATCATCCGGAGATCCTCAAGCGCCTCTGGGTCGACATCAATCAGGACATGGTTGGCGCCGATCAATCGATCGACGTGATGCGGACGCAGAACGTCTTTCGCGTGCCGGCATCGCGTTTCCACTTCTTGAACGACGTCGCCGAAGCCGTGATCGAGTACATGGTTGCGGGCAACACGGCAAATATCACGCAGTATCGGAACGGCTACGGCCTCTACACGCGCCCGCATCTCGCGCACAACGGCAGCCAGCAGCGCTACAACGCGCAGGTCGTCTGGTTCGAGGGTGACTCGGACCACGATTCCTTCCTCAATGCCGGCGTGCCCGCGATCGGCTTCGGCAACGAGCCGGATCGCTTCATCCACTCCAACCTCGACGATCTCTGGGGAATCGATCGCACGCAGCTTGGCCGGAACGCAGCGAGTGCCACGTTGATCGCATACACCATGGCGAGTGCCGATGCGCGGTCGTTCGACGTGCTCGCCGGCGAGGTCGTCGGGCGAGGCGAGGCGCGACTCGCACGGAATCTTGGACTCTCGCTCCAGCTCATCGCCGCCTCAGCCGACAAGACAGCGGCGTATTATGCGGCGGTGGATCAGATGCACTACGCGGCGGCGCGCGAGCGGCGTGCGCTTCAATCGTTAGGTGGCGTTGCTTCCGACAGCCCATCGCGCGTGGCGACGCTGGCGTCGGCGCTCGATCGACGCGAAGCGGAAGCGCTGAGCGAGCTGGCGGGCGCGTACGCGCGCTCGACGTCGGCGAGCACACGGGCGGCGATCCCGCCACGAACCTCGAGCGCCACCGAACTCGAGCTGTCGGCGATGCGGCCAGTCGTCGTCGGCACGCCGGCGGACTTCTACGCGCATCGTGACGACATCTCGGACGGCGACACGCTCAACGGCTATCTCGCACAGGAAATTCTCAACGCCATCGACGGCTCGCGTACCGGACTCGATCTCTACCGGCACGCAGCATCGATGATACGTGAGGCCGGCACGCAGTATTATGGCAACGCCGACCCGGAAGCGGTGCTCGCCTTGCTCCGCTCCGCGGGACAATCACGCCTGTATCGACTCGATCGGGTGACGCGATGAGCATTTGTAGATGGATCGCATTCGGAGCGCAGCTCGGCTGCACCTTCGTCCTGCCGCCGGCGGCCCTTGCCCAGCATTCCGAGAGCTGGCCCGACTCGGCGTGGCGCGCGATCGGGCCCGCGAAGTTCGGCGGCCGAGTGGACGACATCGAGGCGGTGCCAAGCGATCCGCGTATCATCTACGTCGGCACGGCGTCGGGCGGGGTCTTCAAGAGTGTGAACAACGGCACGACATGGGCGCCGATCTTCGACAGCAACACGGCGCTGAGCATTGGCGACATCGCGCTGGCGCCGAGCAATCCGAACATCGTGTGGGTCGGCACCGGCGAGGCAAATAACCGCCAGAGCTCGACGTGGGGTGACGGCGTCTATTGCTCGACCGACGGCGGCGCGACGTGGCAGCACATGGGATTGCGCGAGACTCAGAGTATCGGACGCATCGTCATCGACCCGCACGATCCGAACATCGTGTTCGTCGCCGCCGTCGGGCACCTCTTCGGACCTAACGAGGAACGCGGCCTCTATCGCACGAAGAATGGCGGCAAGAACTGGGAACGCGTGCTCGGTGTGGACCCGAACACCGGCGTTACCGACGTGGTCATGGCACCGGACGGGCGGACGCTCGTGGCGGCGACGTACATGCGTCGTCGCCGGGCCTGGGGGTTTGTCGGCGGAGGGCCGACGAGTGGGCTCTGGCGGTCGACGGATGGGGGCGATCACTGGCAGCGCCTGACGAGCGGATTGCCTTCTGGCGACGTCGGCCGGATCGGAATCGACATCGCGCGGAGCGATCCGAACATCATGTACGCGTTGATCGAAGCGAAGGAGGGGGGCGTCTTTCGCTCGAGCGATCGCGGCGCCACCTGGACCAGGCAGAGCCCTCTCCAGGAGCGACCGAACTATTTCAGTCAGATCCGCATCGACACGAAGGATCCAGAACGCGTCTGGTGGCTCGCTACCAGTCTCTATCACTCGATCGACGGAGGAAAAACCTTCAAGAGTGATTCGACCGCGATCCGCGTCCATCCCGACCATCACGCCATGTGGATCGATCCGAGCGATTCCCGACACATCATGCTCGCCAACGACGGCGGCGTCTATTTCACGTACGACGAGGGCCGGAACTGGGACTACGTCGACAACCTGCCGATTGGTCAGTTCTATGACGTCGCGGTGGATGCCCGCGAACCATACTGGATCTACGGCGGCACGCAGGACAACGGCACCTTCGCCTTTCCGAGCGGCACGTACTCGCGCGGCGCTCTTACCGACGCTCAGGTAATGCACATCGGATACGGCGACGGCTTCGAGGTCGCGACCGATCCCGCCAATCCACGTGTCGTGTATACGAACTCGCAGAATGGGCGCGGGTACGTGTTCGACCTCGACACGCGCGAGGAGCGACGCATCACGCCTGTTCCGGCCGAGCGCACCGAGCGCTATCGGTTCAACTGGAACACGGCGATTCTCGTGTCGCCTAACGATCCGCACACGTATTACTACGGCGCGAACAAGCTTCTGCGCACGACCGACTACGGCACGACCTGGCAGGCGATCAGTCCCGATCTCACTCGCGCGCAGGACTGGCGCAAGCTGCCACTCGGCCCCGGGATGCCGCTCCGCGATCGAGCGACGCTCTCCCGCGACGACGGTACGAGCGAGTATGGCAACATCACGACGATCAGCGAGTCGCCGAAGGCGGCGGGAACGATCTATGTCGGCACGGACGACGGCAATGTCCAAGTCACGACCGACGGCGGAGCGCGCTGGACGAATCTCACGTCGCGTTTCGGCCTAACGGCGCCCCATAGCGTAAGTGCCGTGCTCGCCTCTCGCTTCGACGCGCGCACGGCGTACGTTGCCTTCGACGGCCACACCGACGATGACCTGCGGCCGTACCTCTTCAGAACGACCGACGGCGGCGCAACCTGGACGTCGATCGCGAGCGATTTGCCACCGAACGGGCCGGTGAAGACGATCACCGAAGACCCACGCAATCCCCGTCTTCTGTTCGCCGGCACCGAGTTCGGCCTCTATTGGAGCCTCGACGGGGGCAGGCACTGGCTCTTTCCGGGAGGCGCCCTGCCCCATGTCATGGTCGATCGAGTCGTCGTGAACGAACGGACCAACGATCTCGTGATCGGCACCCATGGCCGCAGCGTCATCATTCTCGACGACGTCGCGCCTCTCGAGACCTGGGATCCGTCGCCGAGCGCTGATCCCGTGCAGCTATTCCCGTTGCGCGATGCGACGGAGGTGTATCAATGGCGCGATCAGCCGCTACCGGGCGCCCGAACCTTCACCGCGCCCAACGTACCGTTAGGCACCTTCGTGACGTACTGGCTCGGAAAGGATGGCGATGCCGCGGCGCCCGTACAGATCCGTATCCTCGGCGCGGATGGTAAGGTGGTTCGCGAGTTGACCGGCCCGTCGACGCGCGGCATGCACCGCATCGAGTGGGACCTGCGCATGCAGTTCGCGTTCGTTCCGCCAGCTTCGGATTCCGGCTTCTATGGTCCCCCGCGACCACCCTTCGTGCAGCCGGGCGACTACGCCGTTCAGCTGATCGGCGGTGCCAAGACGCTTTCCCGTACCGTGCATGTGCGCTCGGATCCGCGCGAAGTGACGACGCCAGACGCGGTCCGCGCGCGGTGGGCGATGATGATGCAGGTCGATTCGCTGAGTCGCGCCTTCGCGCCAGAGCGAGAGGCGTTCGTTGCAGCGGACAGCGAGTACACGCGACTCATCAAGCAGCTTGGCGGTCCCACCTCGAGTGTGGTGACGAGCGACAGCGTCGTGAAGAGCGTTACCAGCGCGGTCACGACGCTGCGCGGCAGGCTCTCGGCTGGCTATTCGGCGCCGATCGGCCAGGCGTTCGATTTGCTCGGCGGGCTGGAGTCGTCGTCGGCGGCACCGACGGAAGCGGAGCGACGCACGCTCGACGCCGCGATTGCGGACTTGCGCGACGCGTTCGCGAAGCTGCACGAGCTCGAAACCACGGAGATGCCAAGATTGCGACAGGTGGTGAGCTCACACGCGGCGCGTTGACACGCCGAGCCGTCGCTCGATCCACGAGCCGTAGCGCGACACCAGTGCGCTCACGGTGAAATACACCAGCCCGACGAAGACATAGGCCTCGGTATGAAAGCCAAGCCATGCGGGATCCTGGGCCGCCAATCGCGCCGTGTTGAGTAAATCGAAAAGGCCGATGATGACGATCAGGCTGGTGTCCTGAAAGAAGCCGACGGCGATCGAGACGAACGAGGGGACGACGATTCGCAGGGCTTCCGGCAGCACGACGAGTCGCGTCGCCTGCCACCAGCCGAGGCCGAGCGCGCGCGCTGCGTCGGCGCGGCGCCCGGGGACTATCTGCAGCCCCGCGCGTACGGCCTCGGCGAGATACGCGGCTGCGAACACCGCGACGCCGCCCTGTGCCAGGACGAGCTTGTCGATCTCGACACCGCTCGCCAACGCCAGTGGCACGACGAGCACGGCAAGATAGAGAACCGCCACGAGCGGCACGCCACGCACGATCTCCACGATAGCGGTTGCCGTTAGGCGCGGCACGGCGTGCTGCGATCGGCGACCTAGCGCGAGCATTATACCGAGGGGAAACCCAAGACCGAGACCAACGACGGTCAACAGCGCGGTGATAGGCAGGCCGCCCCAGTCCTGTGTCGGCACGCGTGACAACGCGGCACCGCCGCCCATGAGCCACAGGAATCCCGCGAGCGCGACGACCCAGGCGATGACGAGAGACCGGCGCCAGCAGTACGGGACGAGCGACGAAATCACGACCGCGAGCAGCAACGCCGTCGCCAATTCGGGCCGCCAACGTTCCGTCGCCGGGTACAACCCGAAGAGAATGAATGGCAGCTTGTGGCCGATGAACGCCCAGCATGCGCCGACACTTGGAGCGCGGCAGTCCGCGGGCGTCCCGCTCCACCGCGCTTCGATGAGCGCCCACCGTGTGAAGGGTACGAGCACCGCTCCGGCGACGAGCGCGGCAATGAGTGTGAGCACGGCGTTCGGGACGCTCGCGAACGCCGCGCGCAGGCTGGCGCGCGCGTCCCCTCGATACGAATCGATGAGCGCCGTCGACATAGCCTAGCCGCCCATCGCCAGCAGTCGCGCGTTGTACCGGTTGATCATCGAGGCGGTCGCGAGGCTCAATACCAGGTACACGGCGATCATGATGAGCATCGTCTCAATGCCATGGCCAGTCTGATTGGCGGTCGTGTTGAGAATGCTCACGACGTCCGGGAACCCGATGGCAATCGCAAGGCTCGAGTTCTTGGTGAGGCTCACGCACATCGTCGCGAGCAGGGGCATCATCGCCCGAAGTGCCTGCGGCAGGATGACGAATCGCAGCGCCTGACCGCGCGAGAGGCCGAGCGCGAATGCGGCGTCCACCTGGCCACGCGAAACGCCCAGGATGGCTCCGCGCACGATCTCCGAGACCTGCGCCGCG
This portion of the Gemmatimonadaceae bacterium genome encodes:
- a CDS encoding alpha/beta hydrolase-fold protein, yielding MQHRLSLLAPLAFVFTFTAVAPLTAAPPRFEVSFAAAAHAAPLTGRLILILSKNAQPEPRLLASPQGPAVFGIDLDQLRPAQTAIVDNAAVGYPTSLADLPEGDYYAQAVIDVYTQVHRADGHTIWVQINDGHIETFQIAAGNLYSDVQRVHVGNGGTVKLSLTHVMQAQPREEDTEWVKHIRIQSQKLTQFWGRPIYVYATVLLPKGYAEHPNTYYPSVYTLGHGTPFQFSTTPGRNSGTINPVTGTESGYDFYQQWITDSMPRLIAISLEQQTPYFPDSYSVNSANNGPYGDAIVDEVMPAIEQQFRIIRKPYGRVLEGASTSGWQTLAMMLQHPDFFGGAYVLQPDPIDFRHYQQTNIYADSNAFSIPFGQFMSAERPFRRTTQGQVLWTMRQLSRFEAVLGSHGRSSYQLEAWEAVYGPVGADGYPKPLWDKLTGKIDHDVAAYMRDHGFDLRDYAQRNWSTLGPKLVGKLHFFAGDMDDFYLNLAVYDFQEMLKSSTNPHYEAEFTFGRPMKGHSWHTWTWAGFARTAGAFVKANTPPGEATDWNY
- a CDS encoding M28 family peptidase gives rise to the protein MRVLRPLTLHAIVCLALLLPWQRAVGQQYPLLDSTFTNLITAEISGDAAFDHIRALSPYHRPQGSDTLYLAAQYVERMARAFGLDSVALIIQPSKRLTWNPGTSDLWLVAPDGAPLERIASSIQTRLHLADRSRPADVTAPLTDVGAGTPAELDSAHVAGKIIVARGSPGDLARLMVDGVQRRGAAGVIWYPDPYTPSKGFFSFSDQPTMIPWLTIPTQPVDGKLPTFAFILSLREGIALHNRIAASRVPLHAHAVVRSELGSTAHPEPWMPMVQAVIRGTDPGIGQDVVLTAHLQEGQQSVNDDASGCASLLEIGRALTRLIAGGHLPRPRRTIRFWWTTENNSEPRYFADHPEILKRLWVDINQDMVGADQSIDVMRTQNVFRVPASRFHFLNDVAEAVIEYMVAGNTANITQYRNGYGLYTRPHLAHNGSQQRYNAQVVWFEGDSDHDSFLNAGVPAIGFGNEPDRFIHSNLDDLWGIDRTQLGRNAASATLIAYTMASADARSFDVLAGEVVGRGEARLARNLGLSLQLIAASADKTAAYYAAVDQMHYAAARERRALQSLGGVASDSPSRVATLASALDRREAEALSELAGAYARSTSASTRAAIPPRTSSATELELSAMRPVVVGTPADFYAHRDDISDGDTLNGYLAQEILNAIDGSRTGLDLYRHAASMIREAGTQYYGNADPEAVLALLRSAGQSRLYRLDRVTR
- a CDS encoding amino acid ABC transporter permease, whose translation is MSTALIDSYRGDARASLRAAFASVPNAVLTLIAALVAGAVLVPFTRWALIEARWSGTPADCRAPSVGACWAFIGHKLPFILFGLYPATERWRPELATALLLAVVISSLVPYCWRRSLVIAWVVALAGFLWLMGGGAALSRVPTQDWGGLPITALLTVVGLGLGFPLGIMLALGRRSQHAVPRLTATAIVEIVRGVPLVAVLYLAVLVVPLALASGVEIDKLVLAQGGVAVFAAAYLAEAVRAGLQIVPGRRADAARALGLGWWQATRLVVLPEALRIVVPSFVSIAVGFFQDTSLIVIIGLFDLLNTARLAAQDPAWLGFHTEAYVFVGLVYFTVSALVSRYGSWIERRLGVSTRRV